Proteins encoded together in one Cyprinus carpio isolate SPL01 chromosome B14, ASM1834038v1, whole genome shotgun sequence window:
- the lpar4 gene encoding lysophosphatidic acid receptor 4, translating into MASLVLNETGMENCGIDDSFKYNLYGVVYSVAFVLGLVTNCASLFVFCCRIKMRNETTLFMTNLALSDLVFVFTLPFKIFYNVNRHWPFGDTLCKISGGAFITNIYGSMLFLTCISVDRFLAIVYPFRSLSIRTRRNAGIVCGIIWLLILGGGMSVTFFSSTNQSKTSTTCFEGFSKKTWKTYLSKITIFIEVVGFLIPLMINLACSSMVLRTLRRPATLCQTGTNKERVLRMIVVHLAIFIVCFVPYNSVLFIYAMVRIRALVSCWVERLARILYPITLCIATFNCCFDPVVYYFTSESFQKSLTTGKCQAMQENMLQSECPVSSKENPDTHAVELHILTSNGKDQASETQF; encoded by the coding sequence ATGGCCAGTCTTGTTCTTAATGAGACTGGGATGGAGAACTGTGGCATTGATGACTCCTTCAAGTACAACCTGTATGGTGTGGTGTACAGTGTTGCATTTGTTCTGGGACTGGTCACCAACTGTGCTTCACTGTTTGTCTTCTGCTGTCGCATTAAAATGCGTAACGAGACCACACTTTTCATGACCAATCTAGCTTTATCAGACTTAGTGTTTGTGTTTACACTTCCTTTCAAGATCTTTTATAATGTGAATCGCCACTGGCCATTTGGTGATACGTTGTGTAAGATCTCTGGAGGAGCCTTCATCACCAATATCTATGGCAGTATGCTGTTCCTGACATGCATCAGTGTGGATCGCTTCCTGGCTATCGTTTACCCCTTCCGTTCACTCTCCATCCGCACCCGTCGCAATGCTGGTATTGTGTGCGGTATCATCTGGCTGTTGATACTTGGTGGGGGCATGTCAGTCACATTCTTTTCTTCCACCAACCAGTCCAAAACTAGCACCACCTGCTTTGAAGGATTCTCCAAGAAAACATGGAAGACATATTTGTCAAAGATCACCATCTTCATTGAAGTGGTGGGTTTCCTCATTCCACTGATGATCAATCTAGCCTGCTCTTCCATGGTGCTAAGGACTTTACGTAGACCTGCTACTCTGTGTCAGACTGGCACCAACAAGGAGCGTGTTTTGCGCATGATTGTAGTGCATTTGGCCATTTTTATTGTCTGCTTTGTACCTTACAATTCTGTTCTGTTTATCTATGCCATGGTGCGCATTCGAGCACTCGTGAGCTGCTGGGTGGAGAGGCTTGCACGAATCCTGTATCCCATAACACTTTGCATTGCAACCTTCAACTGCTGCTTTGACCCGGTAGTCTACTACTTTACCTCTGAGTCCTTTCAGAAATCACTGACTACTGGGAAGTGCCAGGCCATGCAAGAAAACATGCTGCAGAGTGAATGTCCTGTATCTAGCAAGGAGAATCCTGACACACACGCAGTTGAGCTCCACATACTGACCAGCAATGGAAAAGATCAAGCCAGTGAGACCCAGTTCTGA
- the p2ry10 gene encoding putative P2Y purinoceptor 10 has translation MTSVNTSCPTNVTVGRSNINQLYTYVYLIIFIPGLLCNTLALWVLCRFISKKTKAIIFMINLTIADLAHVLSLPLRIHYYIKEDWPFGSGLCMLCFYLKYLNMYASIAFLVCISIQRCAFLLQPFCARNWKSRYDICISAAVWLVVGLCCSPFILMRSKSNSGSNSTTCFKDLPMHKLNLGSAISMMVGAELLGFLGPLIIIGVCTYLIVKSLRRRNQKQQSTGSTRKALRMVRVCTGVFLFCFTPYHINFLLYLMVTQSIITNCAASQAIRFFHPISLCIASLNCCLNPLIYYFLTTEFKQQLSQHGSSVLRGRLMSTESTSSFRD, from the exons ATGACTTCTGTGAACACGTCATGTCCCACTAACGTGACTGTCGGGAGATCAAATATAAACCAGCTCTACACATACGTTTACCTGATTATATTCATCCCAGGCCTGCTGTGCAACACTCTGGCTCTTTGGGTGCTCTGTCGATTCATAAG CAAAAAGACCAAAGCCATCATCTTCATGATTAACCTGACCATAGCTGACCTGGCTCACGTGCTGTCGCTGCCGCTTCGAATTCACTACTACATCAAAGAAGACTGGCCTTTCGGCAGCGGGTTATGCATGCTGTGTTTTTACCTGAAGTACCTTAACATGTACGCTAGCATTGCCTTTCTGGTGTGCATCAGCATTCAGCGCTGTGCTTTTCTCCTGCAGCCGTTCTGTGCCAGGAACTGGAAGTCACGCTACGACATCTGCATCAGCGCCGCGGTCTGGCTGGTGGTGGGTCTCTGCTGCTCGCCCTTCATTTTAATGAGGAGCAAATCAAATTCTGGAAGTAACAGCACAACCTGCTTCAAAGACCTGCCCATGCACAAGCTGAATTTAGGCTCGGCCATTTCCATGATGGTTGGCGCTGAGCTCTTGGGATTTCTCGGCCCGTTAATTATCATCGGTGTCTGTACTTATTTAATTGTGAAATCCTTGCGACGGCGGAACCAAAAGCAGCAGTCCACGGGTAGCACGAGAAAGGCCTTGCGCATGGTTAGGGTGTGCACAGGGGTCTTCCTCTTCTGTTTCACTCCCTACCACATCAACTTCCTGCTGTACCTGATGGTGACTCAGAGCATCATAACAAACTGTGCGGCGAGTCAGGCCATACGATTCTTCCACCCTATCTCTCTCTGCATCGCAAGCCTGAACTGCTGCCTCAACCCTCTCATCTACTACTTCCTGACCACAGAGTTCAAGCAGCAGCTGTCTCAGCACGGCAGCTCTGTGCTCAGGGGCCGTCTGATGAGCACCGAGAGCACCTCTTCCTTTAGGGACTGA